In the Penaeus chinensis breed Huanghai No. 1 chromosome 31, ASM1920278v2, whole genome shotgun sequence genome, one interval contains:
- the LOC125042080 gene encoding protein SpAN-like gives MCTTKYAVASYPLKRVREMFHDDHDFMLTPAQQAILHGRKASSNLTAYWGDDGGFPLIPFAFYDDSNQSVISGSASATYHLTSHIKASYVNRYKVWMAILEWNQATCINFMEVSTGYSGPHLKIQRHSEDCSSFIGMVSTTGQDFYISEECEGQHGELLHLLGYAVGFWPEETRSDRNYYVRINDNNVLEPVMDNFPIHSDNNYSIPFDYCSIMFHHERAFTNNGGITIATLDPLYQGVLGQRSQISHMDKLLANTMYQCTDKLLSQCSLGNDPCLNNGYLDTSCTCICPGGTDGTYCDTITTPYNEHISAETTISSPSFSTSPTVVYARRDINTIVDVKTGR, from the exons ATGTGCACGACCAAGTACGCAGTTGCCTCATATCCATTGAAACGTGTACGAGAGA TGTTTCATGACGACCATGACTTCATGCTGACTCCCGCGCAGCAAGCGATACTGCATGGGAGAAAAGCGTCTTCAAACCTCACCGCGTACTGGGGCGATGATGGCGggttccctctcattccctttgcCTTCTATGATG ATTCTAACCAGAGTGTAATTTCGGGGTCAGCTTCAGCAACTTATCATTTGACAAGCCACATCAAAGCAT CATATGTCAACCGATACAAGGTTTGGATGGCCATCTTGGAATGGAATCAGGCAACTTGCATCAACTTCATGGAAGTGTCTACAGGGTACAGTGGCCCACACTTGAAGATACAGAGACATTCTGAGGACTGCAGTTCCTTCATTGGCATGGTATCCACAACTGGTCAAGATTTTTATATTTCTGAGGAATGCGAGGGCCAG CATGGCGAGTTGCTGCACTTGCTTGGCTACGCAGTCGGATTTTGGCCAGAGGAGACTCGCTCAGATCGTAATTATTATGTCCggattaatgataacaacgttCTGGAACCTGTGATGGACAACTTCCCCATTCATTCTGATAATAACTACAGCATCCCGTTCGACTACTGTTCTATCATGTTTCACCATGAGCGG GCTTTCACGAATAATGGcggaataacaatagcaacattagACCCCTTATACCAAGGGGTTCTTGGACAGCGCTCTCAGATATCTCACATGGACAAATTATTGGCAAACACTATGTACCAGTGTACAGACAAGTTGCTGAGCCAGTGTTCGCTGGGGAATGATCCTTGTTTGAACAATGGATACCTGGACACATCATGTACCTGCATATGTCCGGGTGGTACAGACGGAACCTACTGTGATACTATCACTACTCCCTACAATG AGCATATCTCTGCCGAAACTACCATCTCCTCACCAAGTTTTTCAACTTCACCTACTG TCGTGTATGCCCGACGCGATATTAATACAATAGTCGACGTTAAAACTGGAAGGTAG